A section of the Methanoregula formicica SMSP genome encodes:
- a CDS encoding histone deacetylase family protein gives MKCSAITGDIFANHDCKGHKECHDRLVSILERLPKGLSIYPPVPATFEELQRVHVPGYLTWLERQCVKHVDFCTLDEYIYTGGYFENNQIKQGYLDQNTYINPCSYEVATYAVGSAIAAVDRSFDGECCFALVRPPGHHAEADRAMGFCLLNNAAVAAAHALQQVDRVAIIDWDAHHGNGTQSIFYSSNRVLYCSTHEMDNFPHTGTLQEIGSNEGLGFNVNAPLVHKSGIADYYAVFMEVILPAVERFRPDLVIVSAGQDTLSDDPQESMLLKPADIGTLAALVRDGRDCPLAFVLEGGYGPSQPEAIRSVFDTLGSTNPARVPEEPVKKANRKTIDLLKKLHNLP, from the coding sequence ATGAAGTGCTCAGCGATAACCGGGGATATCTTTGCCAACCATGACTGCAAAGGGCACAAGGAATGCCATGACCGGCTGGTCAGTATCCTTGAACGCCTGCCAAAAGGTCTCTCCATCTACCCCCCGGTTCCCGCTACCTTTGAGGAACTTCAGCGGGTGCATGTTCCCGGGTACCTCACCTGGCTTGAGCGGCAGTGCGTGAAACACGTTGACTTCTGTACGCTCGACGAGTACATCTACACCGGCGGGTATTTCGAGAACAACCAGATCAAGCAGGGATACCTTGACCAGAACACGTACATCAATCCCTGTTCCTATGAAGTGGCCACCTACGCGGTCGGGTCCGCCATTGCTGCTGTGGACCGGTCGTTTGACGGGGAGTGCTGTTTTGCTCTCGTGCGCCCCCCGGGCCATCACGCAGAGGCGGACCGGGCAATGGGGTTCTGCCTCCTGAATAACGCCGCGGTGGCTGCCGCCCATGCGCTGCAGCAGGTCGACCGCGTTGCGATCATCGACTGGGATGCCCACCACGGCAACGGAACGCAGAGTATTTTTTACTCCAGCAACAGGGTGCTCTACTGTTCAACACACGAGATGGACAATTTTCCTCATACCGGGACCTTGCAGGAGATTGGCAGTAACGAGGGCCTGGGCTTCAATGTCAATGCCCCTCTTGTCCACAAGTCCGGTATCGCCGATTATTACGCGGTCTTCATGGAAGTGATCCTCCCGGCTGTGGAGCGTTTCCGCCCCGACCTTGTCATCGTGTCCGCGGGACAGGACACCCTGTCCGATGACCCGCAGGAGAGCATGCTCCTTAAGCCTGCAGATATCGGGACGCTCGCAGCACTGGTCCGCGACGGGAGGGATTGTCCCCTGGCGTTCGTGCTCGAAGGGGGCTACGGCCCGTCCCAGCCCGAGGCGATCCGCTCGGTATTCGACACACTGGGATCGACAAATCCGGCCCGGGTCCCGGAGGAGCCGGTCAAAAAGGCCAACCGGAAGACTATTGATCTCTTAAAAAAGCTCCACAACCTCCCGTGA
- a CDS encoding formate/nitrite transporter family protein, whose amino-acid sequence MVFHPPVAITAKAGDAGKYKVGLPAWNMVLRGFMSGAYIAMGAALATVCSTGIQASDPTLAFGTASAGFAQLILGAVFPVGLIITVLTGAELFTGDAMLAPMAAFIHKVTWTQVLNLWLWVYIGNFIGSVVFAYIMANGPFVSFDAAGVGTLTAFGTRAIAIAKAKTAYVGLMGFWSAFLKGIACNWLVNLAILLGICADDAVGKFFGIWFPIMAFVASGFEHSVANMYFIPAGIFAQGFVTDPTKIVASVNWVTMWTANVIPVTLGNIVGGLLFVGVIYWVAFRKEIAALK is encoded by the coding sequence ATGGTGTTTCATCCACCGGTAGCTATCACGGCCAAGGCCGGAGATGCCGGGAAGTACAAAGTTGGCCTGCCGGCCTGGAACATGGTCCTCCGTGGATTCATGTCCGGTGCGTACATCGCCATGGGTGCTGCTCTTGCGACGGTCTGTTCAACCGGTATTCAGGCAAGCGACCCAACGCTTGCATTCGGCACGGCAAGTGCCGGTTTTGCCCAGTTAATCCTGGGTGCTGTGTTCCCTGTTGGGCTTATTATCACCGTGCTTACCGGTGCTGAGCTCTTCACGGGCGACGCAATGCTCGCCCCAATGGCCGCGTTCATCCACAAGGTCACCTGGACACAGGTCCTGAACCTTTGGCTCTGGGTATACATCGGGAACTTCATCGGATCGGTTGTCTTTGCCTACATCATGGCAAACGGGCCGTTCGTCAGCTTCGATGCAGCAGGTGTCGGTACCCTGACAGCCTTCGGTACTCGGGCCATTGCGATTGCCAAGGCCAAGACCGCGTATGTTGGCCTTATGGGCTTCTGGTCTGCGTTCCTCAAGGGCATTGCGTGCAACTGGCTGGTCAACCTCGCCATCCTGCTCGGTATCTGTGCAGATGATGCGGTCGGCAAGTTCTTCGGTATCTGGTTCCCGATCATGGCCTTCGTTGCCAGCGGCTTCGAACACTCGGTCGCGAACATGTACTTTATCCCCGCGGGTATCTTCGCGCAGGGTTTTGTTACAGATCCCACCAAGATCGTTGCCAGTGTCAACTGGGTCACGATGTGGACAGCGAACGTCATACCGGTTACACTCGGTAACATCGTCGGAGGCCTGCTCTTCGTTGGTGTGATCTACTGGGTTGCATTCCGGAAAGAGATCGCAGCGCTGAAGTAG